A single Methylobacterium sp. 17Sr1-1 DNA region contains:
- a CDS encoding LysR family transcriptional regulator, with product MDLDDLHIFRAVVREGGVTRAASLLNRVPSNVTTRIKQFEERLGVALFRREGRTLILTEAGRTLLGHAEKLLQLADLAERELRGGGVRGVLRLGSLESAAGARLPPILSAFHARHPDVTIELQTGTTRAMLRQLERHEVEAAFVSEPFERGTLSTMPAFDEELVLITAKSAGEDMVARTVVAFPHGCSYRQRLFEWLAAAGRSPERILEMSSYHAIVACVAAGTGAAIVPAEVLDHAVLGHAVARHALPASLRVNRTHLVWAGEASPALRSLMALVPRVGEREAAVA from the coding sequence ATGGACCTCGACGACCTGCACATCTTCCGCGCCGTGGTGCGGGAGGGCGGGGTGACGCGGGCGGCGAGCCTGCTGAACCGGGTGCCGTCCAACGTCACCACCCGGATCAAGCAGTTCGAGGAACGGCTCGGCGTCGCGCTGTTCCGGCGCGAGGGCCGCACGCTGATCCTCACCGAGGCCGGACGCACCCTGCTCGGCCACGCCGAGAAGCTCCTGCAGCTGGCGGACCTGGCCGAGCGGGAGTTGCGCGGCGGCGGCGTGCGCGGGGTCTTGCGGCTCGGCTCGCTCGAGAGCGCCGCCGGCGCCCGGCTGCCGCCGATCCTCTCGGCGTTCCACGCCCGCCATCCCGACGTGACGATCGAGCTGCAGACCGGCACGACCCGGGCGATGCTGCGCCAGCTGGAGCGCCACGAGGTCGAGGCGGCCTTCGTCTCCGAGCCGTTCGAGCGCGGCACCCTGTCCACGATGCCGGCCTTCGACGAGGAGCTGGTGCTGATCACGGCGAAGAGCGCGGGAGAGGACATGGTGGCCCGGACCGTGGTGGCCTTCCCGCACGGCTGCTCCTACCGCCAGCGCCTGTTCGAGTGGCTCGCCGCGGCGGGCCGGTCGCCGGAGCGGATCCTGGAGATGAGCTCCTACCACGCCATCGTCGCCTGCGTGGCCGCCGGCACCGGGGCGGCGATCGTGCCGGCGGAGGTGCTGGACCACGCGGTGCTGGGCCACGCGGTGGCGCGCCACGCGCTGCCGGCCTCGTTGCGGGTCAACCGCACGCACCTGGTCTGGGCGGGCGAGGCGAGCCCGGCCCTGCGCTCGCTGATGGCGCTGGTGCCGCGGGTGGGGGAGCGGGAGGCGGCGGTGGCGTAG
- the phaR gene encoding polyhydroxyalkanoate synthesis repressor PhaR, translated as MAESGKSTPTVIKKYANRRLYHTGTSTYVTLEDLAAMVQAGEDFVVYDAKSGEDITRSVLTQIIFEQENKAGAENLLPVAFLRQLIRFYGDSMRAMVPSFLEYSMDHLAREQDGLREKMSQTFGPTAFQHAMEEQVRANMSFFSEAMRMFTPFGAGGQPGAGAGDKPAEPPVPAPAAPKGELDDLKRQMAEMQTRLEALAKK; from the coding sequence ATGGCGGAGAGCGGCAAGTCGACACCTACCGTCATCAAGAAGTACGCCAACCGGCGTCTCTATCATACGGGCACCTCGACCTACGTCACGCTGGAGGACCTCGCCGCGATGGTGCAGGCCGGCGAGGATTTCGTGGTCTACGACGCGAAGTCGGGTGAGGACATCACCCGCTCGGTGCTGACCCAGATCATCTTCGAGCAGGAGAACAAGGCCGGCGCCGAGAACCTGCTGCCGGTGGCCTTCCTGCGCCAGCTGATCCGCTTCTACGGCGACAGCATGCGGGCGATGGTGCCGAGCTTCCTCGAATACTCGATGGACCATCTCGCCCGCGAGCAGGACGGCCTGCGCGAGAAGATGTCCCAGACCTTCGGCCCCACCGCCTTCCAGCACGCCATGGAGGAGCAGGTGCGCGCCAACATGAGCTTCTTCAGCGAGGCCATGCGGATGTTCACGCCGTTCGGCGCCGGCGGGCAGCCCGGCGCCGGCGCCGGGGACAAGCCGGCCGAGCCGCCGGTCCCCGCCCCGGCCGCGCCCAAGGGCGAGCTCGACGACCTCAAGCGCCAGATGGCCGAGATGCAGACCCGGCTCGAAGCCCTGGCGAAGAAGTAG
- a CDS encoding acetyl-CoA C-acetyltransferase gives MAEKSDIVIVGAARTPVGSFNGAFATVPAHKLGAVAIKAALERAKVSPEEVDEVIFGQVLAAGEGQNPARQAAMAAGIPQEKTAWGLNQLCGSGLRTVAVGMQQIANGDADIIVAGGQESMSMAPHAQYLRGGQKMGDLKLVDTMLKDGLMDAFNGYHMGNTAENIAQQWQLTREEQDAFAARSQNKAEAAKKEGRFKDEIAPVTVPGRKGDVVVDADEYIREGATPEGMAKLKPAFSKDGTVTAGNASGINDGAAALVLMSAAEAEKRGLKPLARIASWATAGVDPKIMGTGPIPASRKALEKAGWKASDLDLIEANEAFAAQALAVNKDLGFDDAKVNVNGGAIAIGHPIGASGARVLVTLLHEMQRRDAKKGLATLCIGGGMGVAMCLER, from the coding sequence ATGGCCGAGAAGTCAGATATCGTCATCGTGGGTGCCGCTCGCACGCCGGTCGGCTCGTTCAACGGGGCCTTTGCCACCGTGCCAGCCCACAAGCTCGGCGCGGTCGCCATCAAGGCGGCGCTGGAGCGGGCCAAGGTCTCCCCTGAGGAGGTCGACGAGGTGATCTTCGGCCAGGTGCTCGCCGCCGGCGAGGGCCAGAACCCGGCCCGCCAGGCCGCCATGGCCGCCGGCATCCCGCAGGAGAAGACCGCCTGGGGCCTCAACCAGCTCTGCGGCTCGGGCTTGCGCACCGTCGCGGTCGGCATGCAGCAGATCGCCAACGGCGACGCCGACATCATCGTGGCCGGCGGCCAGGAATCGATGTCGATGGCCCCCCACGCCCAGTACCTGCGCGGCGGCCAGAAGATGGGCGACCTGAAGCTCGTCGACACGATGCTGAAGGACGGCCTGATGGACGCCTTCAACGGCTACCACATGGGCAACACCGCCGAGAACATCGCCCAGCAGTGGCAGCTGACCCGCGAGGAGCAGGACGCCTTCGCCGCCCGGTCGCAGAACAAGGCCGAGGCCGCCAAGAAGGAAGGCCGCTTCAAGGACGAGATCGCCCCCGTCACCGTGCCCGGCCGCAAGGGCGACGTGGTGGTCGATGCCGACGAGTACATCCGCGAGGGCGCGACCCCCGAGGGCATGGCCAAGCTGAAGCCCGCCTTCTCGAAGGACGGCACGGTCACCGCCGGCAACGCCTCGGGCATCAACGACGGCGCCGCCGCCCTGGTGCTGATGTCGGCGGCAGAAGCCGAGAAGCGCGGCCTCAAGCCGCTCGCCCGCATCGCCTCCTGGGCCACCGCCGGCGTCGATCCGAAGATCATGGGCACCGGCCCGATCCCGGCCTCGCGCAAGGCCCTCGAAAAGGCCGGCTGGAAGGCCTCCGACCTCGACCTGATCGAGGCCAACGAGGCCTTCGCGGCCCAGGCGCTCGCGGTCAACAAGGACCTCGGCTTCGACGACGCGAAGGTGAACGTGAACGGCGGCGCCATCGCCATCGGCCACCCGATCGGCGCGTCCGGCGCCCGCGTCCTCGTCACCCTGCTGCACGAGATGCAGCGCCGCGACGCCAAGAAGGGCCTCGCCACGCTCTGCATCGGCGGCGGCATGGGCGTCGCGATGTGCCTGGAGCGGTAA
- the phbB gene encoding acetoacetyl-CoA reductase gives MAERVALVTGGTRGIGAAISKGLKEAGYKVAANYGGNDEAAQAFKSETGIPVFKFDVGDAAACEAGIRAAEGELGPIDILVNNAGITRDGMFHKMTFEQWQAVIRTNLDSMFTCTRPLIDGMRSRGFGRIILISSINGQKGQMGQTNYSAAKAGVIGFAKALAQENANKGITVNVIAPGYIGTEMVKAIPEEVLKAKILPHIPVGRLGEAEEIARAVEFLAGEQAGFITGSTLTINGGQYFA, from the coding sequence ATGGCAGAACGCGTCGCACTGGTCACCGGGGGCACGCGCGGCATCGGCGCTGCGATCTCGAAAGGTCTGAAGGAGGCCGGGTACAAGGTCGCGGCCAATTACGGCGGCAACGACGAGGCCGCGCAGGCCTTCAAGAGCGAGACCGGGATCCCGGTCTTCAAGTTCGACGTCGGCGACGCCGCGGCCTGCGAGGCCGGGATCCGCGCTGCGGAAGGAGAGCTCGGCCCGATCGACATCCTGGTCAACAATGCCGGCATCACCCGGGACGGCATGTTCCACAAGATGACCTTCGAGCAGTGGCAGGCGGTCATCCGCACCAACCTCGACTCGATGTTCACCTGCACCCGTCCGCTGATCGACGGCATGCGCTCGCGCGGGTTCGGCCGCATCATCCTGATCTCGTCCATCAACGGCCAGAAGGGCCAGATGGGCCAGACCAACTACTCCGCCGCCAAGGCCGGCGTGATCGGCTTCGCCAAGGCGCTGGCGCAGGAGAACGCCAACAAGGGCATCACCGTCAACGTGATCGCGCCCGGCTACATCGGCACCGAGATGGTGAAGGCGATCCCTGAGGAGGTGCTGAAGGCCAAGATCCTCCCGCACATCCCGGTCGGCCGTCTCGGCGAGGCCGAGGAGATCGCCCGCGCGGTCGAGTTCCTGGCCGGCGAGCAGGCGGGCTTCATCACCGGCTCGACCCTGACCATCAACGGCGGCCAGTACTTCGCGTGA
- a CDS encoding ABC transporter substrate-binding protein — translation MTRLSRALARTTALVAGLALAGAAQAQTAQKGASDGVVKIGILNDQSGVYADFGGRGSVEAAKMAVEDFGGKVLDVPVQIVDADHQNKPDIASNIARQWYDTDKVDAIMELTTSSVALAVQGLSKEKRKITIVDGAATSDLTGKQCTPYGFHWAYDTHALAVGTGGSLVETGGDTWFFLTADYAFGSALQADVTQYVTQKGGKVVGAVRHPLSAQDFSSFLLQAQGSGAKIVGLANAGLDTSNAIKQAAEFGIVQGGQRLAALLFTLSEVHGLGLKAAQGIVLTEGYYWDLDDQARGFAKRFMAKTGKMPNMIQAGTYSSVLHYLKAVKAAGTDDTDAVAAKMRELKVDDFFGRGGTVQANGRMVHDMYLFQVKSPAESKAPWDYYKLLATIPGDKAFLSAKASGCPLTP, via the coding sequence ATGACACGTTTGAGCCGGGCGCTCGCCCGCACCACCGCCCTCGTCGCGGGTCTCGCTCTCGCAGGCGCCGCGCAGGCGCAGACCGCGCAGAAGGGCGCCTCCGACGGCGTGGTGAAGATCGGCATCCTCAACGACCAGTCCGGCGTCTACGCCGATTTCGGCGGCCGCGGCTCGGTCGAGGCGGCGAAGATGGCGGTCGAGGATTTCGGGGGCAAGGTCCTCGACGTGCCGGTGCAGATCGTCGACGCCGACCACCAGAACAAGCCGGACATCGCCTCGAACATCGCCCGGCAGTGGTACGACACCGACAAGGTCGATGCCATCATGGAGCTGACCACCTCCTCGGTGGCGCTCGCTGTGCAGGGCCTGTCGAAGGAGAAGCGCAAGATCACCATCGTCGATGGGGCCGCGACGTCGGACCTGACCGGCAAGCAGTGCACGCCGTACGGCTTCCACTGGGCCTACGACACCCACGCACTCGCGGTCGGCACCGGCGGCTCGCTGGTCGAGACCGGCGGCGACACCTGGTTCTTCCTCACCGCCGACTACGCCTTCGGCTCGGCGCTCCAGGCCGACGTCACCCAATACGTGACCCAGAAGGGCGGCAAGGTGGTGGGCGCGGTGCGCCATCCGCTCAGCGCCCAGGATTTCTCGTCGTTCCTGCTCCAGGCGCAGGGCTCGGGCGCCAAGATCGTCGGCCTCGCCAATGCCGGCCTCGACACCTCGAACGCGATCAAGCAGGCGGCGGAGTTCGGCATCGTCCAGGGCGGCCAGCGCCTCGCAGCCCTGCTGTTCACGCTGTCGGAGGTGCACGGCCTCGGCCTCAAGGCGGCGCAGGGCATCGTGCTGACGGAAGGCTATTACTGGGACCTCGACGACCAGGCCCGGGGCTTCGCCAAGCGCTTCATGGCCAAGACCGGCAAGATGCCGAACATGATCCAGGCCGGCACCTATTCCTCGGTGCTGCACTACCTGAAGGCGGTGAAAGCCGCCGGCACCGACGACACCGACGCCGTGGCGGCCAAGATGCGCGAATTGAAGGTCGACGACTTCTTCGGCCGCGGCGGCACGGTGCAGGCCAACGGCCGCATGGTCCACGACATGTACCTGTTCCAGGTCAAGTCGCCGGCCGAGTCGAAGGCGCCGTGGGACTATTACAAGCTGCTGGCGACGATTCCGGGCGACAAGGCGTTCCTGTCGGCCAAGGCGAGCGGGTGCCCGCTGACGCCGTGA
- the secA gene encoding preprotein translocase subunit SecA, with product MLGSLAKKIFGSSNDRRVKGYRPRVQAINALEPELAALSDEALRARTDALKAELAAGKTLDDILVPAFATVREAAKRVLGQRHFDVQMIGGMVLHESGIAEMKTGEGKTLVATLATYLNALSGKGVHVVTVNDYLARRDAEWMGRVYRFLGLTTGIIVHGLDDVERKAAYACDITYGTNNEYGFDYLRDNMKYELGQMVQRGHNYAIVDEVDSILIDEARTPLIISGPIDDRSDLYTAIDAIMPRLVREDYDLDEKQRTVSLTENGNEHIEELLREEGILKEGDLYDAHNVTLVHHVNQALRAHTLFTRDKDYIVRNDEVVIIDEFTGRMMPGRRYSEGLHQALEAKERVTIQPENQTLASITFQNYFRLYKKLAGMTGTASTEADEFQEIYNLEVVEIPTNKEVERVDEDDEVYRTVDEKYAAIIKEVDKAHARLQPVLVGTGSIERSEHLASLLVKHGYKPLDYSDPSALEDVYAAAREGRVTKRFAVLNARFHEQEAYIVAEAGVPGAITIATNMAGRGTDIKLGGNLDMRIEQELANVPEGPERDARIAALKAEIEQNRAKVLASGEPADPAAGRKVALPGGLYIVGTERNESRRIDNQLRGRSGRQGDPGRSKFYLSLQDDLMRIFGSDRMDGMLQRLGLEEGEAIIHPWINKAIAKAQQKVEARNFDMRKNVLKYDNVMNDQRKVVFEQRREFMAQESVRDTVDEMRQGVIEDVVARHVPEDAYPEQWDIAGLRESVTRDLNLDVPVEDWAKEEGIADEEIRERLRKAADEAYAERTARNTPEVMAYVEKQVLLQSLDHLWREHLVTLDHLRQVIGWRGIAQRDPLNEYKSEAFDLFNSLVGSLREQVTGQLMRVEIMYQEPEPQGLPPMFAQHLDPVTGENEFAYAEGAAGGGGGAYAFAGQALNADAPVLERNPDDAGTWGRVGRNEPCPCGSGKKYKHCHGRFAAEE from the coding sequence ATGCTGGGTTCCCTTGCCAAGAAGATCTTCGGGTCGTCCAACGACCGCCGGGTGAAGGGATACCGACCCCGCGTCCAGGCCATCAATGCCCTCGAGCCCGAGCTGGCGGCCCTGTCCGACGAGGCCCTGCGCGCCCGCACCGACGCCCTGAAGGCCGAACTCGCCGCCGGCAAGACCCTCGACGACATCCTGGTTCCGGCCTTCGCGACCGTGCGCGAGGCGGCCAAGCGCGTGCTCGGCCAGCGCCACTTCGACGTGCAGATGATCGGCGGCATGGTGCTGCACGAGAGCGGCATCGCCGAGATGAAGACCGGCGAGGGCAAGACCCTGGTGGCGACGCTCGCCACCTACCTCAACGCCCTGTCGGGCAAGGGCGTCCACGTCGTCACCGTCAACGACTACCTCGCCCGCCGCGACGCGGAGTGGATGGGGCGGGTCTACCGCTTCCTCGGTCTCACGACCGGCATCATCGTGCACGGCCTCGACGACGTCGAGCGCAAGGCGGCCTATGCCTGCGACATCACCTACGGCACCAACAACGAGTACGGCTTCGATTATCTTCGCGACAACATGAAGTACGAGCTGGGCCAGATGGTCCAGCGCGGCCACAACTACGCGATCGTCGACGAGGTCGACTCGATCCTGATCGACGAGGCGCGCACGCCGCTGATCATCTCGGGGCCGATCGACGACCGCTCCGACCTCTACACCGCGATCGACGCGATCATGCCGCGGCTCGTGCGCGAGGATTACGACCTCGACGAGAAGCAGCGCACGGTCTCGCTCACCGAGAACGGCAACGAGCACATCGAGGAACTGCTGCGCGAGGAGGGCATCCTCAAGGAGGGCGACCTCTACGACGCCCACAACGTGACGCTGGTCCACCACGTCAACCAGGCGCTCCGGGCCCACACCCTGTTCACCCGCGACAAGGACTACATCGTCCGCAACGACGAGGTGGTGATCATCGACGAGTTCACCGGCCGCATGATGCCCGGCCGGCGCTACTCGGAGGGGCTGCACCAGGCGCTCGAGGCCAAGGAGCGGGTGACGATCCAGCCCGAGAACCAGACGCTCGCCTCGATCACCTTCCAGAACTACTTCCGCCTCTACAAGAAGCTCGCCGGCATGACCGGCACCGCCTCGACCGAGGCCGACGAGTTCCAGGAGATCTACAACCTCGAAGTGGTCGAGATCCCGACCAACAAGGAGGTCGAGCGCGTCGACGAGGACGACGAGGTCTACCGCACCGTCGACGAGAAATACGCCGCGATCATCAAGGAGGTCGACAAGGCGCATGCGCGCCTGCAGCCGGTCCTGGTCGGCACCGGGTCGATCGAGCGCTCGGAGCACCTCGCCAGCCTGCTCGTCAAGCACGGCTACAAGCCGCTGGACTACAGCGACCCGTCGGCGCTGGAGGACGTCTACGCGGCGGCCCGCGAGGGCCGGGTGACCAAGCGCTTCGCCGTGCTGAACGCCCGCTTCCACGAGCAGGAAGCCTACATCGTCGCCGAGGCCGGCGTGCCCGGCGCGATCACCATCGCCACCAACATGGCCGGCCGCGGCACCGACATCAAGCTCGGCGGCAACCTCGACATGCGCATCGAGCAGGAGCTCGCGAACGTCCCCGAGGGGCCGGAGCGCGACGCCCGCATCGCTGCGCTCAAGGCCGAGATCGAGCAGAACCGCGCCAAGGTGCTCGCTTCGGGCGAGCCTGCCGACCCGGCCGCCGGCCGGAAGGTCGCTCTGCCCGGCGGCCTCTACATCGTCGGCACCGAGCGCAACGAGAGCCGGCGCATCGACAACCAGTTGCGCGGCCGCTCCGGCCGCCAGGGCGATCCCGGCCGCTCGAAGTTCTACCTCTCGCTTCAGGACGACCTGATGCGGATCTTCGGCTCCGACCGCATGGACGGCATGCTCCAGCGCCTCGGGCTCGAGGAGGGCGAGGCGATCATCCATCCGTGGATCAACAAGGCGATCGCCAAGGCGCAGCAGAAGGTCGAAGCGCGCAACTTCGACATGCGCAAGAACGTGCTCAAGTACGACAACGTCATGAACGACCAGCGCAAGGTCGTGTTCGAGCAGCGGCGCGAGTTCATGGCGCAGGAGAGCGTCCGCGACACCGTCGACGAGATGCGCCAGGGCGTGATCGAGGACGTGGTGGCGCGCCACGTGCCGGAGGACGCCTATCCGGAGCAGTGGGACATCGCGGGGCTTCGCGAGAGCGTGACCCGCGACCTCAACCTCGACGTGCCGGTCGAGGACTGGGCCAAGGAAGAGGGCATCGCCGACGAGGAGATCCGCGAGCGCCTGCGCAAGGCCGCCGACGAGGCTTACGCCGAGCGCACCGCCCGCAACACCCCCGAGGTGATGGCCTACGTGGAGAAGCAGGTGCTGCTCCAGAGCCTCGACCACCTCTGGCGCGAGCACCTCGTCACCCTCGACCACCTGCGCCAGGTGATCGGCTGGCGCGGCATCGCCCAGCGCGACCCGCTGAACGAGTACAAGTCGGAGGCGTTCGACCTGTTCAACAGCCTCGTCGGCTCCCTGCGCGAGCAGGTGACCGGCCAGCTGATGCGGGTCGAGATCATGTACCAGGAGCCGGAGCCGCAGGGCCTGCCGCCGATGTTCGCCCAGCACCTCGACCCGGTGACCGGCGAGAACGAGTTCGCCTACGCCGAGGGCGCGGCCGGGGGTGGCGGCGGGGCCTACGCGTTCGCCGGCCAGGCGCTCAACGCTGACGCGCCGGTGCTGGAGCGCAACCCCGACGATGCCGGAACCTGGGGCCGCGTCGGCCGCAACGAGCCCTGCCCCTGCGGCTCGGGCAAGAAGTACAAGCACTGCCACGGCCGCTTCGCCGCCGAGGAGTGA
- a CDS encoding DUF2293 domain-containing protein: MSRRPDPVPRRALPTRREAVEAALSRLAPRVPEFEAEAIVDRALASPGLRGAAPETAAWLGMVAYARHVFTEYDSLLEEGYDQDSARHFILDDLNAVLAEWGVRRRIGGDEETSEGEPA; the protein is encoded by the coding sequence ATGAGCCGCCGCCCCGATCCCGTGCCCCGCCGCGCGCTCCCAACCCGCCGCGAGGCGGTGGAGGCGGCGCTCTCCCGTCTGGCGCCGCGTGTGCCGGAATTCGAGGCGGAGGCGATCGTCGACCGGGCGCTGGCGAGCCCGGGCCTGCGCGGCGCCGCCCCGGAGACCGCGGCCTGGCTCGGCATGGTCGCTTACGCCCGCCACGTCTTCACCGAGTACGATTCCCTCCTGGAGGAGGGCTACGACCAGGACAGCGCCCGCCACTTCATCCTCGACGACCTCAACGCGGTGCTCGCCGAGTGGGGGGTGCGGCGGCGCATCGGCGGGGATGAGGAGACCTCCGAGGGCGAGCCGGCGTGA
- a CDS encoding primosomal protein N', which translates to MTAPIADVLIPLALDQAYSYAVPPELTLAEGDVVQVPLGPRETVGVVWSLRDGAGSNLRRVTGRIGVEALSPALRRLVEWIARYTLAPKGSALAMALRLPEESRTETAKVGVRATGMPPSRMTPARAKVVAVAADGVVRGKRALSLEAGVSAGVVDGLIDDGVLETVALAPERVAEPPDPDHPHDALSGPQAEAARALIATLTAPPPGGGDAGEGGVTLLEGVTGSGKTEVYFEVVAEALRRGVQSLVLMPEIALTAQFLDRFAKRFGVRPAAWHSGIGGRRRERIRAGVASGEVQVVVGARSALFLPFRKLGLIVVDEEHEGAYKQDDGVCYHARDMAVVRGKLENAAVVLASATPAIETRVNAERGRYRRVVMPERFGGRRLPEIRAIDMRGEKVPRGRYLSPSLVSAIAETNARDEQALLFLNRRGYAPLTLCRACGHRYQCPNCSTWLVEHRFRRALVCHHCGHAERRPEACTECGTFDNLTACGPGVERIAEEVSATFPDKRVIVLSSDFPGGAERLRAELQTVAEGGCDIVVGTQLVAKGHNFPHLTLVGVLDADIGLTSGDPRAAERTFQLLQQVTGRAGRGEKPGRALVQTYQPEHPVISALISGDAERFYAEETAAREVAGLPPFGRLAALVISCTDREAAEAHGRALARVAEPPPGVMVLGPAEAPLALVRGRYRFRLLVKTEREIDLQGYLRDWLARGPKVRGNLRVGIDVDPQSFL; encoded by the coding sequence ATGACCGCCCCGATCGCCGACGTCCTGATCCCGCTCGCCCTCGACCAGGCCTACAGCTACGCCGTGCCGCCCGAGCTCACCCTCGCGGAGGGCGACGTGGTGCAGGTGCCGCTCGGGCCGCGGGAGACCGTGGGGGTGGTGTGGTCCCTGCGCGACGGCGCCGGCTCGAACCTGCGGCGCGTCACCGGCCGGATCGGCGTCGAGGCTTTGAGCCCGGCGCTCCGCCGCCTCGTCGAGTGGATCGCCCGCTACACCCTGGCGCCGAAGGGCTCGGCCCTCGCCATGGCCTTGCGCTTGCCGGAGGAGAGCCGCACCGAGACCGCGAAGGTCGGCGTGCGGGCGACCGGGATGCCGCCGAGCCGGATGACCCCGGCCCGGGCCAAGGTGGTGGCGGTGGCGGCCGACGGCGTGGTGCGGGGCAAGCGGGCGCTCAGCCTCGAGGCCGGGGTCAGCGCAGGCGTGGTCGACGGGCTCATCGACGACGGCGTGCTGGAGACCGTGGCGCTGGCACCCGAGCGCGTCGCCGAGCCGCCCGATCCCGACCACCCGCACGACGCCCTCTCCGGGCCCCAGGCCGAGGCGGCCCGCGCGCTGATCGCCACGCTGACCGCGCCGCCGCCCGGCGGAGGCGACGCGGGGGAGGGCGGCGTGACGCTCCTCGAAGGCGTGACCGGATCGGGCAAGACGGAGGTCTATTTCGAGGTCGTGGCCGAGGCCCTGCGCCGGGGCGTGCAATCCCTGGTGCTGATGCCGGAGATCGCGCTCACCGCCCAATTCCTCGACCGCTTCGCCAAGCGCTTTGGTGTCCGGCCCGCCGCCTGGCATTCCGGGATCGGCGGGCGGCGGCGCGAGCGGATCCGGGCCGGGGTGGCGTCGGGCGAGGTGCAGGTGGTGGTGGGCGCCCGCTCGGCCCTGTTCCTGCCGTTCCGAAAGCTCGGCCTGATCGTCGTCGACGAGGAGCACGAGGGCGCCTACAAGCAGGATGACGGCGTCTGCTACCACGCCCGCGACATGGCGGTGGTGCGCGGTAAGCTCGAGAACGCCGCCGTGGTGCTGGCCTCGGCCACGCCCGCGATCGAGACCCGGGTCAATGCCGAGCGCGGCCGCTACCGCCGGGTGGTGATGCCCGAGCGCTTCGGCGGACGGCGCCTGCCGGAGATCCGCGCCATCGACATGCGGGGCGAGAAGGTGCCGCGCGGGCGATACCTGTCGCCGAGCCTGGTCTCGGCCATCGCCGAGACCAATGCCCGGGACGAGCAGGCGCTCCTGTTCCTCAACCGCCGCGGCTACGCGCCCCTCACCCTGTGCCGGGCCTGCGGCCACCGCTACCAATGCCCGAACTGCTCGACCTGGCTCGTCGAGCACCGCTTCCGCCGGGCGCTGGTCTGCCACCATTGCGGCCATGCCGAGCGGCGGCCCGAGGCCTGCACCGAGTGCGGCACCTTCGACAACCTCACTGCCTGCGGGCCGGGTGTCGAGCGCATCGCCGAGGAGGTCTCCGCCACCTTCCCGGACAAGCGCGTGATCGTGCTGTCGAGCGACTTTCCCGGCGGGGCCGAGCGGCTGCGGGCCGAGCTCCAGACCGTGGCCGAGGGCGGCTGCGACATCGTCGTCGGCACCCAGCTCGTCGCCAAGGGGCACAACTTCCCGCACCTGACGCTGGTCGGCGTGCTCGACGCCGATATCGGTCTGACCTCCGGCGATCCCCGCGCCGCCGAGCGCACCTTCCAGCTACTCCAGCAGGTCACGGGCCGGGCCGGCCGCGGCGAGAAGCCGGGTCGGGCCCTGGTCCAGACCTACCAGCCCGAGCACCCGGTGATCTCGGCCCTCATCTCGGGCGATGCCGAGCGCTTCTACGCCGAGGAGACGGCGGCGCGCGAGGTCGCCGGCCTGCCGCCCTTCGGGCGCCTCGCGGCGCTCGTCATCTCCTGCACCGATCGCGAGGCCGCCGAAGCCCATGGCCGGGCGCTCGCCCGCGTCGCCGAGCCGCCGCCCGGCGTGATGGTGCTCGGCCCCGCCGAGGCGCCGCTGGCCCTGGTGCGCGGCCGCTACCGCTTCCGCCTCCTGGTCAAGACCGAGCGCGAGATCGACCTCCAGGGTTACCTGCGCGACTGGCTCGCCCGGGGGCCGAAAGTGCGGGGCAATCTCAGGGTCGGAATCGACGTCGATCCGCAGAGCTTCCTCTGA